TTGGTTGCCGGGTTTTTCAGCTCCATATTGATGAAATGCATATGCATGAAAGTCGTCGGCACGATCATTGCGGAGGTTATGATATTGATATTCGGGAGAACGCTCTGCACGTCCGGACCGTGGTGGGACGGGATCGTGACCGGATTTAAGACGATCGCATCGATCGGTCCGCGTTTGATGTCTGCGGGATCCCCGCCACGGCGAACCATGGTTGCCCGGACTTTTTTCACGCCGAAAACGGAGTCGATGAGTTTGATGATCCGGCAAAGGCCGGTGGTATTGCAGGACACGACCCGTGCATACTGTCTGCCGATCGCCTGCTCGTAATTGCAGGATGCATTGAAGGAGAATCCGGCGACTTCGTGCTCCTCTCCTCCTTCCCAGATGGCTTTCTTCTGGTACTTTTCGTAGAGGGCTTTGTTTCCTTCACCGACTCCTCCGGGCGTTGCATCGACGACGATATCCGCCTTCTGGATCATCTCTTCGACCGAGCCCGCTACTTCTATCCCTGCTTTTGTGAAAGCATCTTTTTTGCTGATATCTGCGATGTAGAGGGGGTATCCTCTTTCCTGGGCAACATAAGCCTCTGCGCCCGGTTTGGTTTTGGAAACACCGATTATTTCCATATCCGGCTGACAGGAAACCGCGTCGGCGACGCGTTTTCCGATCGTGCCGTATCCATTGACTGCAACCTTGATCATAGTTATAGTATGCTTCTCTTTCATGAATGATAAAATTGTATGCTCCGGGGTTGCGAGAAGCCGTGTCACGAAAAAATAGAGGAAGAAAAAAAGAGATTAGGTCCGCTCGTTACCGATCTCGTTAACGTATGCGTCAAAGGTATCGGTAACTTCTTTTGTGGGCGGTGCCGTGATCTTCGTAACGATGAAGATAGCAAGAACGCTTGCCGCTGCGCCGGGGATCATCTCATAGATTCCGGTGGATGCTGCAAGGAACATATACCAGAGGAATGCCGTAACGCCTCCGACAAGAATGCCGGCAAGTGCTCCCTGCCAGTTCATTCTCTTCCAGAAGAGTCCAACGAGAATCACTGAACCAAACGTTGCTCCAAAACCTGCCCAGGCGAATGAAACGATGCCGAAGACGGAACTGGAGATATCAAGCGAGAGGAAGATCGCGAATATTGCGACGACGAGAACCGTCACGCGGGAGAGCCAGAGTAAGGATTTCTGGGATGCTTTCTTGTTGATGAAGGTCTTGTAGAGATCCTGGGAAATTGCCGAGGAGGCAACAAGCATCTGACTTGATGCCGTGCTCATGATGGCTCCAAGGATACCGCAGTAAATAATACCTGCAAGGAAGCTTGCGAGCGTCTCTTTACTCATCTCGATAAAGACCGTCTCGGGGCTTGCAAGAGGTGTGCTGAAAAAGACCTGACCTAAAAGACCGATGAAGATTGCAGCCGCCAGCGTCAGAATGACCCAGATCATGGCAAATCTTCGTGCCTGCGGGATCTCGTCGGGATTTTTGATCGCCATGAATCTTGGAAGAATGTGCGGCTGACCAAAGTAACCGAAAGACCAGGCAAGACCTGATACGACTACGAAGACGGAGATGAACTCTCCGGTGGACGGATCTTTAAAGAGGGAAAGCATGTCCGGGTTGAGGGCGGCCACGGATGCTCCGCCAGTCCCAAACATGCTGAGAATTGCGACGATCGGGACGACGATCAGAGCGAAAAGCATCAGCATTCCCTGAATTGAATCCGTCAGACATACGGCTTTGAATCCTCCTGTGAAGGTATATAAGACAACAATCGCTGCACAAACGAGCATAGCCCATGTGTAGTCAACGCCGAAGATGGCGTTGAAGAGTTTTCCACCGGCAACGAACTGTGCTGCAGTGTAAACTACAAAGAAGACGATGATGAAAACCGATGAAAGTGCCGAGATGTATGCTTTTTTGTCGCCGAACCGGTTGACAAAGAACTCAGGAAGAGTGAGCGAGTCTTTTGCTTTGTGCGTGTAGATCCGCAGACGTTTTGCAACCAGTTTCCAGTTCAGATAGGTACCTATCGCAAGACCGATCGCGGTCCATCCGGCCGACGAGAGGCCCGATACATACGCAAGACCGGGCAGACCTAAAAGAAGCCAGCCGCTCATATCCGATGCTTCGGCCGAAAGCGCCGTAACCCATCGGTGAAGACCTCTGCCTCCAAGGATGTAATCGCCAACGGTCTTGTTCTTCCTCATATAGAAGAAGCCTATGTAGATCATTACGCTGAAATAGACGATAAATGCAGCAATGATCCCAATTAAATTCCAGTCTACCACAAGAATATACTCCCTATTTTGGATCTTCGACCCACACCAAAGGTGATGAAAACCCAATTAGATACGAGATATTAGTTAAGTTCCCATAATATTTATGTAATATGAATCAACAGATTAGGTGATATGATCGAAGAAATGACAAAAGAACGGGCATACAGCATCCTCGGGCTCCCAATGGATGCGGATTTTTCCACAGCGTCGCTTGCATTCCGAAATCTTCGCGATAAATATCACCCGGATACCAACCCCAGGATGCGCAGGGAATATACCGAAGTCGTTGCCGCGTTCGAATACCTTCAGCGCATGTTTTCAGACTGAACGGTCCCTCTCAAAACATACGAAAATACGCAAAAAATAGAAAAAAATATGAGCCTATCTCTCTGAGTGAGAACGGCGTTTTCTTCAATCAGCAGGGCATTATCGCACCGCGCGGTCTGGGGTATATATACTCCCGCGTTGTATTATTGATTGTAAACCCCCGGGATGAGGCTTCTGACTGTACCCTTTCGGTTTGGTCCTTCAAAAGTCCACCCACTTTTCTCAGGAATCATTTATTATATCTCTGTCCCCTATGAATCACTAACAGATCATGATCGAGATATACTCCTCCGTAAATGAGAGCAGACTCCCGGTCAAACAGGACAGCATCACGAAAGGCTGCTGGATCCGTCTCATCAGTCCAACGGATGAGGAGGTGTCGTATGTTTGTCAGGAACTCTCTATCGACAGAGACGATCTTACGATTCTTTTGGACGAAGAGGAGCGTCCGCGTGTCGAACATGATACGAACGCCTCCCTCATCCTCATCGATACGCCGTATTTCCTAACTGAGGAAGATGTCGAGTCGTATACCACCATTCCGGCAGGTTTCGTTCTTTTGCCCGACTGCCTCATAAGTATCTCGCTTCGGAAAAACCCGATCCTCGACCAGTTCGCATCCGGGAAGGTCAAGAATTTTTCAACAGAGAACCGCGTCAAATTCATTCTGCTGTTTCTCTACAGAAATGCGGATCTTTTTGTACAAATCCTTCGAAGGATCGACAAGAGGACGAGTGAAATCGAGAAGACCCTGAAAAAATCCACGAAGAATGAAGAGATTTTCCAGATGCTCGCCCTCTCCAAGTCTCTCGTCTATATTATCAATTCACTTAAAGGAAACGAATCCGTTCTGGAAAAAACTTTCCAAACTCCAGATTCCGGCAGGGGTCGTAAATGAAGAGGACCGGGATCTTCTTGACGATGTCATCATCGAAAACCATCAGGCTCTGGATATGGCACAGACTTATTCCGAGACGATATCAAGTACTATGGGAGCCTTTGCCTCGATCATCAACAACAATGTGAACTTTATCATGAAACTCTTCACCTGTTTTGCGGCCATCATGGCAATTCCGATGGTCGTTGCAGGCTTTTTCGGGATGAACGTTCCGGTCCCTATGACCGCGTATCCGCTCGCCTTCGTCTTAATCGTGTGCGCCTCCCTCGGCCTATCGGGACTCCTGATCTTTGTGATGTTCAAAAAAAGGATCCTCTAAACCTGAAACACGAAGCAGCTCCAGTCCATGAATTCCCTGCCGTAGGCAAGGTATTCATCCTGGATATACCGGAGATATTCATCCATATTTTCAGATACCGCATTCTGCCAGATCGCCGATTCATACCGGTCCCAGTCGTCGGATGATGCCGAGATCATGCCGGTGAGGGTGAATCCCAGTTCCCTTGCCGTGGAAGTAAGTTCGAACGCGGTCGGGACCTCGCCCCATTCTCTCGCAAACTCCGGCGGGACCATCGTTTTTTTCCAGACTCGATCCCCGATAACAAGACAGCCCCCCTCTTTTACCTGTCCGGCGAGCTGTTCAAGAGCCGCTTCGGCACCTCCGAAGATGAATGCCGTGCCAAAGGCGCAGACCGCATCAAACGATTCATCCGGGATATATGCGGCGCCATCTCCTTCGATCACCGTAATCCCGGTTCCCTCCAGAAGATTTCTTGCGCGGGAAGCCGACTCTTTCTGCAGTTCGATGCCGGTTCCAACGATCCCAAACTCCTTATGCCATAGATCTAAGAGGGTTCCGTTCCCGCATCCGACATCCAGCACCGACATTCCCGGTTTGAGATTGGCATACTTCCCCGCAAGGATCAGCTTTGTTTCGGAAACAGGATTCATAATTTTCAGATTACTCTGGGTACGCTTTCCAATTTCATCATCATCCATGACACAATAATGGTTGTCAAGCGTTAAAGCAGTCTTGCACAGATATCTTTGTGCATTACTAAAGTAATTTGTACTTATTGCAAAATATGCATAATTTATTATAGATTCTTCAGCCTAATTTATGGAAAGGAGTCTTCTGTGGATCTGAAAAAATTATCAAACTCGGTTGTCTTTTGCTCGCTTCTGGTGCTTCTGGCATCCTGTTCGTATGCAATCCTTTCAACTATCGTAACGCTCGCCGTAATGAACGGTTTTGGAATTCCGGTTGTTCTGGTCGGTAAATTCTTCTACGGCTGGATCATTCTTCTCGTTCTTGTAGCTCTTGTCTGGTTCATCTATCAGAGAAAGCAGCCGAAGCACAAACCAAGCTCTCTTCCGCTTTGGAAACGTGTTGTAACTCTCATCATCACCGGTATCGTGATGGCTCTTGTGACGGTCTGTTACTTCCTTTCGCTTGGATATCTGCCGATCTCCCTTGCCGTTGTATTACTCTTCCAGTATTCCTGGATCGGTGTGGTCATCGAGGCGGTCACCAGAAGAAAACTTCCGTCGAGAAACAAGGTTATCGCCTGTCTGGTCATCCTTGTAGGTACGATCCTTGCAGGAGGCATCATCGGTTCTGGTCTCTCGCTTACCGAGATGAACCCGGCAGGTATCGCTCTTGGTCTCCTTGCGGCATTCTTCTACGCTCTATTTGTCTATCTGAGCGGCAGAGTCAGCCCGGAACTTCCGCCGATGAACCGCAGCTTCTTTATCGCTACCGCCGGTATGCTCTTTGTTCTGCTGTTCGTTGGAACGGTCTACGGCGGAGCTTCGGTCATCGAAGGAATCACGAATGTGAACGCTCTCGCCTACAGTATTCCGCTTGGTCTGTTTGGTATCGCGATCCCGATCTTCTTCCTTGCAGTCGGTGCTCCCAAAGTCAGTACCGGTATGGCGACCATCCTGAACTCGGCTGAACTTCCGGTCGAGGTCCTTGCAGCCGCAGTGATCATTCTCGAACCGGTCGCCGCACTTCGCTGGGTCGGCGTCATCATCATTCTTCTGGGTATCGCTCTTCCGTACATCCTTGAAAGAAGGATTACCAGCGGTCTGGAAGCGTAAAACCATCCAAAAAATATTTCATATCTTTTTTTGCCAGCTTTTTCAAAGGAAGGGTCTTCTATCCCTATAGTTTTATTGCCCCGAATGCAACACTGATTATCATGAGAAAACTGCATATGATCCTGTTAGGGATGGCGCTGGTTTTTCTGCTTTTCTCTGCAGGAGTCTCAGCCGATCTGCCCACCATCTCAACACTTTCATGTGATGGGATCACCGCCGGTTCATGTACGTTTCAGGGAAACTTACAGAAAAACGGCGGCTTCGATGTAACCGACGTTGGATTCGTCTACGGAACCTCGCCTTCGGACCTTGCATTTACGGTATCTGAGGGATACCGAGGTCATTCGTACGGAAAGTATAGTACCGCCGTTTCGGGACTTGCTGCCGGAACTACCTATTATTACAGAGCTTACGCAGTAAATCAAGAAGGTACTGCCTACGGGCCTGTAATGAGTTTTACAACCACGTCTGCGGGCCCTGGTCCGTTCAGCATCTCGGCACCGTATCAAAATCAGAACTGCGTTCTGAATGACGGAAACTGCGTGAATGCTCAGTGGAGTGCTGCACCGGGAGCCGCTGGATACCGGGTCACGCTGAGGGATATGACGACGAATATGCTGTGCTTCAGTAATCTGGAGCTTGGGAATGCCACGTCGTATGCCATTCCATCGGAGAATCTCACCGCCGGTCACGAGTACTGCTTATCGATTTGTGCGTATTCCAATGCGGGAGACACGTGTCAGGAACGATACTTCTCTGTTCAGGCCGCGAACGGCGTGACGGCGACTCCTGTGGGATCGGCGAACCAATACGCGAATCAGTATCAAAATGCCCGGATACTGGATATTATCGCTGAAAGCGAACTTGTGCCAGGACAAGCCCACGACACTTCAGGTCTTTCGACGTACAGATACACGTTTACCGTCAGGACCAATCCCGATGCCGACCAGGTCTGTCTTTATCTCTATAACGGGACCAACAGCAGTCTGATCGGTGTTAACTCCACCTACGCTGTGATCGGTTCACCCATTCAGATGCGTGAATTCACGTTTACCCGGACAATGCTTTGGGAAGAGGCACAGAATATGAATACCGAGGCCTGCATCTATTACGATGGTCAACCGATCAGAGACAGGGACGGGGCCTATAAGGTCATTGCCGTTTCTGCACCAGGTCAGGGAAATACCTCTACCATCGGCAATACGAATCAGTTTATGGACCAGATCATGAATTTCTTTAGGAATATGTTTTCCTGGAACTTCGGCGGATCGTCCGGCAACTGATCCAAAACCACATTCTCTTTTTTTGCCGATCCGATATTCACAAGCTGTGTTTTAGTGTTTTCCGGCTAGCGGTTTTTAGTATGCGCAAGCCCTTTCCCTCTCAGAAAAGGTCGTTGGAATTACACAATATTTCTTTCAAACCCCTCAAGCACACTATTCATTGATCCCAACTTTACTTGCCTGAAACCTAAGATTTACCTGAATAAAACCCTAAAAATGACATTTTACTTGTTAAATCAGCAAATAAATTTGTATTTAATTATAGTAAATAAAATAGTTTATAATCTTCAGCATCCTGACGTAAGGGTATGACAATCGTTGAAGATGCAAAAAAGGGCCTCATCACTGAAGAGATGAAGGTCGTGGCAAAATCCGAAGGGGTCACCGAGGATTTCATTCGTCGGGGGATCGCCGGCGGTCATATCGTCATCCCGATGACGCCCTACCGGAAAGTGAAACTCTGCGGTATCGGCTCAGGGCTTCGCACAAAAGTGAATGCATCGATTGGTACCTCGTCAGATATCGTGAATGTGGAAGAGGAGCTGGAAAAGGCACGCCAGGCAGAACTCGCCGGGGCAGATTCTTTGATGGAACTTTCGACAGGCGGGGACTTCCTCGATATTCGCCGCCGGGTCTGTGAACAGTCGAATCTTTCCGTCGGATCCGTCCCGCTCTATCAGGCATTTATCGAAGCCGCCAGAAACAAAGGAGGCGTCGTCTTTATGGATGAAGACGATCTCTTCAAGATCACCGAGCAGCAGGCAAAACTCGGTACGAATTTTATGGCGATCCACACAGGGATAAACTACGAGACTGTGAAGAGACTGAAAAACCAGGGCAGACACGGCGGGCTTGTCTCACGTGGCGGGGCATTCATGACGGCATGGATGCTGCACAACGAAATGGAGAATCCCCTGTACCGCAGGTTCGACTACCTTGTCGAGATCTTAAAAGAGCACGAAGTCACCCTTTCCTTTGGAAACGGCATGCGGG
The sequence above is a segment of the uncultured Methanocorpusculum sp. genome. Coding sequences within it:
- a CDS encoding CorA family divalent cation transporter, with the protein product MDMAQTYSETISSTMGAFASIINNNVNFIMKLFTCFAAIMAIPMVVAGFFGMNVPVPMTAYPLAFVLIVCASLGLSGLLIFVMFKKRIL
- a CDS encoding DnaJ domain-containing protein translates to MIEEMTKERAYSILGLPMDADFSTASLAFRNLRDKYHPDTNPRMRREYTEVVAAFEYLQRMFSD
- a CDS encoding type II glyceraldehyde-3-phosphate dehydrogenase, producing the protein MIKVAVNGYGTIGKRVADAVSCQPDMEIIGVSKTKPGAEAYVAQERGYPLYIADISKKDAFTKAGIEVAGSVEEMIQKADIVVDATPGGVGEGNKALYEKYQKKAIWEGGEEHEVAGFSFNASCNYEQAIGRQYARVVSCNTTGLCRIIKLIDSVFGVKKVRATMVRRGGDPADIKRGPIDAIVLNPVTIPSHHGPDVQSVLPNINIITSAMIVPTTFMHMHFINMELKNPATKEQVIELIKAHSRLGLIEKSTGITSTAQLKEFTSDLLRPRGDLWENGIFADSLSVLDEGTDLYLFQAIHQEADVVVETVDCIRAMAGDVKTAMESISITNKAVGLTAIR
- the putP gene encoding sodium/proline symporter PutP: MVDWNLIGIIAAFIVYFSVMIYIGFFYMRKNKTVGDYILGGRGLHRWVTALSAEASDMSGWLLLGLPGLAYVSGLSSAGWTAIGLAIGTYLNWKLVAKRLRIYTHKAKDSLTLPEFFVNRFGDKKAYISALSSVFIIVFFVVYTAAQFVAGGKLFNAIFGVDYTWAMLVCAAIVVLYTFTGGFKAVCLTDSIQGMLMLFALIVVPIVAILSMFGTGGASVAALNPDMLSLFKDPSTGEFISVFVVVSGLAWSFGYFGQPHILPRFMAIKNPDEIPQARRFAMIWVILTLAAAIFIGLLGQVFFSTPLASPETVFIEMSKETLASFLAGIIYCGILGAIMSTASSQMLVASSAISQDLYKTFINKKASQKSLLWLSRVTVLVVAIFAIFLSLDISSSVFGIVSFAWAGFGATFGSVILVGLFWKRMNWQGALAGILVGGVTAFLWYMFLAASTGIYEMIPGAAASVLAIFIVTKITAPPTKEVTDTFDAYVNEIGNERT
- the thiC gene encoding phosphomethylpyrimidine synthase ThiC; this encodes MTIVEDAKKGLITEEMKVVAKSEGVTEDFIRRGIAGGHIVIPMTPYRKVKLCGIGSGLRTKVNASIGTSSDIVNVEEELEKARQAELAGADSLMELSTGGDFLDIRRRVCEQSNLSVGSVPLYQAFIEAARNKGGVVFMDEDDLFKITEQQAKLGTNFMAIHTGINYETVKRLKNQGRHGGLVSRGGAFMTAWMLHNEMENPLYRRFDYLVEILKEHEVTLSFGNGMRAGACHDATDRAAIQELLINAELADQAHNAGVQCILEGPGHIPLDEIKTNVQLEKRVTNNKPFYMLGPLVTDIAPGYDDRVAAIGASVSSAAGADFICYVTPAEHLALPTPEEVYEGVMSSRIAAHVGDMVKLPKTREADLEMGHARRDLDWERQYAVSINAEKARCIRNSRMPADSDACTMCGDFCAIKIVQKTFNFTS
- a CDS encoding methyltransferase domain-containing protein, with translation MDDDEIGKRTQSNLKIMNPVSETKLILAGKYANLKPGMSVLDVGCGNGTLLDLWHKEFGIVGTGIELQKESASRARNLLEGTGITVIEGDGAAYIPDESFDAVCAFGTAFIFGGAEAALEQLAGQVKEGGCLVIGDRVWKKTMVPPEFAREWGEVPTAFELTSTARELGFTLTGMISASSDDWDRYESAIWQNAVSENMDEYLRYIQDEYLAYGREFMDWSCFVFQV
- a CDS encoding fibronectin type III domain-containing protein, translating into MRKLHMILLGMALVFLLFSAGVSADLPTISTLSCDGITAGSCTFQGNLQKNGGFDVTDVGFVYGTSPSDLAFTVSEGYRGHSYGKYSTAVSGLAAGTTYYYRAYAVNQEGTAYGPVMSFTTTSAGPGPFSISAPYQNQNCVLNDGNCVNAQWSAAPGAAGYRVTLRDMTTNMLCFSNLELGNATSYAIPSENLTAGHEYCLSICAYSNAGDTCQERYFSVQAANGVTATPVGSANQYANQYQNARILDIIAESELVPGQAHDTSGLSTYRYTFTVRTNPDADQVCLYLYNGTNSSLIGVNSTYAVIGSPIQMREFTFTRTMLWEEAQNMNTEACIYYDGQPIRDRDGAYKVIAVSAPGQGNTSTIGNTNQFMDQIMNFFRNMFSWNFGGSSGN
- a CDS encoding DMT family transporter, with translation MDLKKLSNSVVFCSLLVLLASCSYAILSTIVTLAVMNGFGIPVVLVGKFFYGWIILLVLVALVWFIYQRKQPKHKPSSLPLWKRVVTLIITGIVMALVTVCYFLSLGYLPISLAVVLLFQYSWIGVVIEAVTRRKLPSRNKVIACLVILVGTILAGGIIGSGLSLTEMNPAGIALGLLAAFFYALFVYLSGRVSPELPPMNRSFFIATAGMLFVLLFVGTVYGGASVIEGITNVNALAYSIPLGLFGIAIPIFFLAVGAPKVSTGMATILNSAELPVEVLAAAVIILEPVAALRWVGVIIILLGIALPYILERRITSGLEA
- a CDS encoding magnesium transporter CorA family protein yields the protein MIEIYSSVNESRLPVKQDSITKGCWIRLISPTDEEVSYVCQELSIDRDDLTILLDEEERPRVEHDTNASLILIDTPYFLTEEDVESYTTIPAGFVLLPDCLISISLRKNPILDQFASGKVKNFSTENRVKFILLFLYRNADLFVQILRRIDKRTSEIEKTLKKSTKNEEIFQMLALSKSLVYIINSLKGNESVLEKTFQTPDSGRGRK